CATGCGATGCTTCGCGAAAGCCTTCCCGACGATCCGTGGGACGTCGTCATGGTCGGCTTCAACCTCTTGAATCCCTCGGCGCGAAAGACGGTTCTCCCGCTGGCCCGGAAAAACAAGACCGGAGTGCTGGGGATGTTCGCGGTGCGCCGGGCGCTCAGCCGGCCCGAGCGCTTGCGCGCTCTGCGGGAGGAGCTGCTGCGGAGGAACGCTGCAGCGGCGGCGGCGCTGGAGGCCGCCGAGCCGCTTGGATTCGTGCTCCGCGAGAGCGGCGCGTCCACGCTGCCGGAGGCGGCCTACCGTTTTTGCAGGCACGAGCCGGGCATCGACGTCGTGCTCACGGGGACGGGAAACCCCGATCATCTCCGCGACAACATCGAGGCCCTGCTCAAGCCACCCTTGCCGGACGGAGTCCTCCGCCGGCTCGAAGAAATGTTCGGCGACATCGACTGGTTGACGGGTAATTGATTCCCGGAGCCGAAAACCCTTCTGCGGGAAACCGAAAACTGAATAACCGGCGGCGGGCGGCCGTTCATGCGGGATTCCCGCGGTCGGGACTGATGCGGAACGAAGGACAACCCCACCGCAGCGAAGACGACGGGTCGGCACTTCCGGGGCAAGTATCGGTCGGGATACTTCGATCAAAGCCGCCGCCCGGCGACGACCTTGAGCGCCTCGAAGCACAGCGGCCTTGAAATTTCGCGTTCTTGCATCTTCCTGGTCGGGGTGGTGCCCTCGCTCTGTCGCGGTCCGCTGCGGAAACCCGGCGCAAAAGTCGGGCGTGAAAAAGAACGGAAGTCGGGATCGGAGCGAACGCGAGGCGTGGAACGTTGGACGCCGGACGGAAAACGGGTTTCAGCTCGCCGCCTGGAACAGTTTCGAGTATTGCTCCCAGGACGCCGGGGCGACACGTGCGGTCCTCAGATTTTCCTCGACGTGCGCGACCTGCTTCATGCCGACCAGCGCGGTGGTCACGCCGGGGGTGGAGCGCACGAACTGCAGCGAGCGCTGCGCGTCGGATTCCAGTCCCTCAAAGGTCTCTGCGATCAGCCCCGGCAGGTTGCGCGCGAGCTGGCCCTGAAGGATCGACGCGCTGGCCATGACCGTGATCCCCAGACGTTCCGCCGCCTCGAGCAGCGTCATCGCCGCGCCGCCCACGTTCTGGTTGGCGAGCGACAGGGCCTCGGTCATTCCCAGATTCACGGGAAGCTGGATGAACTTGAAGCGGTGCTCCCGCCCGCCCGCTTTCGCCGCCAGCTCGACAACCTCGCTCAACGAGAGATAATCCTTCGCCGAAGGGGGATTGCGATAGCCGTTCCACGTGGCCGTTCCGTAGTGGCGGATCTTGCCGGCGGCCGCCGCCTCTTCGAGCGTCTCGAAGGCGCGCGTCAACCGGGCCCTGAACTCGTCCGGAGAAACCCGTCCGAGCTGAATTTCGGGATTGTGGAGGTAGTAAACGTCGATGCAGTCGAGGGCGAGGTTGCGCAGACTGCATTCGAGCTGGTGGCGGAGGTACTTCGGGGTCATGCAATGACAGCTGCCGACGACGTCGGCGAGCGAGGCGATGCCGGTCTTGACGAACGCTTCCTCGAAATAGAGGCGCGGATCCTCCGGCGGCGCCCCGTCGTAGGGAATGAATCCGCCCTTGGTCGCGATCACGATCTCCTCGCGCCGGTATCCTCTGGCCGACAGCTCCTTCAGCGCTTCCCCGACGCTCCGTTCGCTGCGCTGGCACCGGTAGTTCGCCGCGGTGTCGATGACGTTGCAGCCGAGCTCGACGGCGGCGATCAGCGCGGCCCGGTACTTCCGATCGGTGGCGTCGTCCGGGTTGCCGAGATAAGTGCCGATGCCGATCGACGAAAGCCACAGATCCTGCGAAAGGCGGAAGTGACCGTCGGGGATCGCGCCGGCGAACCGGCGGCGGTAGTTTTCGGTGCCCGCGCGGGTGGCGCAACCGGACAGGCTCATCGCGGCCCCCTGGAACCGCGGGAGAGAAGCCCGTCGATTCCGAGCGTCCGGCCCGCGTTCGAAAGAAAGATCACCACGAGCGCGACAATGAACGTCTGTTGCTGGG
This window of the Candidatus Zixiibacteriota bacterium genome carries:
- a CDS encoding aldo/keto reductase encodes the protein MSLSGCATRAGTENYRRRFAGAIPDGHFRLSQDLWLSSIGIGTYLGNPDDATDRKYRAALIAAVELGCNVIDTAANYRCQRSERSVGEALKELSARGYRREEIVIATKGGFIPYDGAPPEDPRLYFEEAFVKTGIASLADVVGSCHCMTPKYLRHQLECSLRNLALDCIDVYYLHNPEIQLGRVSPDEFRARLTRAFETLEEAAAAGKIRHYGTATWNGYRNPPSAKDYLSLSEVVELAAKAGGREHRFKFIQLPVNLGMTEALSLANQNVGGAAMTLLEAAERLGITVMASASILQGQLARNLPGLIAETFEGLESDAQRSLQFVRSTPGVTTALVGMKQVAHVEENLRTARVAPASWEQYSKLFQAAS